AGCACAATCTCCTTGTTCTTTAGACCCAAATGGGCAAGAAGTAAGGACTATAGAAGAAGTTGAAGAAAGACTTCCTCTTGCCTTTACTGATTATACTCGTAGTCTTTTTGGTGATAACCTTTATCATACATTCCTAAAAGGATTGGGAGAAACAGCACCGGTGAGTATACGTCTTAATTCCTTTAAGTTGGCAGAAACGACTCATAAAGTTAATCCAGAATTGAATCCTCATCCTATTCCTTGGTGTAAGGAAGGCTATTGGTTGGATACAAGACCTAACTTTACGTTTGACCCACTACTTCATGCTGGGGCTTATTATGTGCAAGAAGCATCATCTATGTTTCTATCTCATGTGTTACAACACTTGGTAAAACAGCCTGTTATGGCACTCGATCTCTGTGCTGCACCAGGTGGTAAAACAACTTGCGCACGTACGTCCTTACCTGCAGGTTCCTTTCTTTTCTCTAACGAACCGATTGGAAAACGTGCACAAATATTAGCAGAGAACGTTCAAAAGTTTGGTCATGAGGGTGTCGCTGTTACGAACAATTACCCTCGTGATTACAAAAAAACAAAGCTTGGTTTTGATGTTATTATAGCCGATGTACCCTGCTCTGGTGAAGGAATGTTTCGTAAAGATCCACAATCAATAGAGGAATGGAGTCTACAGAATGTAGAGAACTGTTGGCAACTTCAGCGTAGTATTATTGCTGATATATGGGACAACTTAAAGCCTGGAGGTATTCTTATTTATTCAACTTGTACCTTTAATGCACATGAAGATGAAGAGAATATTGCGTGGATTCTCAACGAATATGATGCTGAGCTCCTCTCTGTGCCTACAGAAGAGGCATGGAATATAACAGGTTCACTCATTGATAACCCACTTAAAGACGGTCGGGAATTTCCAGTTTATCGCTTTATTCCTGGTAAGACCCGTGGAGAAGGTATCTTTATGGCTATCATTCGTAAGCATGGAGAGAACAAGACGTTTATCAATAAGACAACTATTGATGTTGATAAAGCAATCACAGAAGCTCGTAAACGTCTTCGTATTCTCTCGCATGGAGTAAAAGATGGAATGCAAAAAGGGAAGAATGTTATCCCTGACCATACGTTAGCACTCTCCTTTTCAACTGATAAATCGGCCTATCCTAATGTAGAGGTTGATTATCAAACAGCTATCGCTTATCTTCGTCATGAGGCTATTGTACTATCTTCTGATGCTCCACGTGGTATCGTTCTGCTTACTTATAAAGGCTATCCGATAGGCTTTGCAAAGAACCTCGGAAACCGTGCGAACAATCTTTATCCACAAGAATGGCGCATAAAGAGTACACATATACCAGACGAGCCTTTGGTTCTTTTATAATATAAATGCAGACAAGAAAAATCCAGAAAACAATATATCCCTATAATATCTTAGAAATAAACGAACAATTATGCAACAATATTTAAACCTCCTCAATCGCATCCTCACAGAAGGAACACAGAAAGGTGATAGAACCGGAACAGGAACTTTATCCATTTTTGGTCATCAAATGCGCTTTGACTTGCGCGATGGCTTTCCACTGTTGACAACTAAAAAGCTTCATCTGAAGAGTATTATTTATGAATTACTTTGGTTCTTACGTGGTGATACGAATGTGCGCTACCTACAAGAACATGGTGTAAGGATTTGGAATGAGTGGGCTGATGAGAACGGTGAGCTTGGTCCAGTCTATGGTCATCAGTGGCGTTCATGGCCTGATTACAAGGGAGGTACAATCGATCAAATTAAGAATGTGGTGGAGATGATTAAGCATAATCCTAACTCACGTCGTATGTTGGTCACAGCATGGAACCCTGCTGAGGTGGAAGATATGGCTCTCCCACCCTGCCACTGTCTCTTCCAATTCTATGTTGCAGATGGTAGATTATCGCTCCAACTCTATCAGCGTTCGGCAGATAGTTTCCTCGGTGTCCCTTTTAACATTGCATCATATGCTCTCCTTTTGCAAATGATTGCACAGGTTACGGGACTTGAAGCAGGTGAATTTATCCATACTACAGGTGACACACATCTCTATCTAAACCATCTTGAACAGGCTAAACTCCAGCTTACTCGTGAGCCACGTCCACTGCCAAAGATGAAGATTAATCCTGATGTAAAGGATATCTTTGATTTTAAGTATGAAGATTTTGAACTGATTGGTTACGATCCGTTGCCACACATTCCGGGAGTAGTTGCAGTGTAAAAGAAAGCCTCCCCCAACCCCTCCGAAAGGAGGGGAGTGCAAATAGAAAGTAGTTGGAGTATGAAAAATAATCAATTCTCTCAACTTCTAAAATAGTATATTAAATTAGTCAAGAACTTTAAATCCTTCACCAAATTGATTGCTAAATCAGTACTCCCCTCCTTTGGAGGGGTTGGGGGAGGTCCAAAAACACCATTATGGAAATAAATATCATTGCTGCAGTAGCAGCCAATCGTGCCATTGGTTATCAGAATGATATGGTCTATTTCATTAGAGAAGACCTTAAGCGTTTTAAGCAACTAACAACAGGACATACTGTTATCATGGGGCGTAAGACCTTCCATTCATTACCAAAAGGTGCTCTGCCTAATCGTAGAAACATTGTACTCAGTAGAACGGAAACAGACTTTCCTGGTTGCGATGTTTATTCTTCACTTGTAGAAGCGCTTAAACATATTGGGGCAGAAGAAAAGGCATTTATCATTGGTGGAGCCAGTCTTTATAAAGAGGCGCTTGCTATAGCAGACCATCTCTACCTTACAGAGATAGCTGCTACTCCTCCACAAGCAGATGTTTTCTTCCCAGAATATAATGATGGAACATGGGTTGTAGAATCACGTGAGGAACGTCCTGCTGCTGACGATAATCCTGCATACGCATTTGTAAACTATGTGAGGAAATAATCTTCACCCCAAACTTCTGTCCTCCAGAGAGGAGAATGACAAATATAGAGTTGTATAGTAACATAAATAAATATACAAGATAACTCATTTTTAAAAGCTCCTAACATAGGAGCTTTTTGTATAAAAGCTTATTTCTACTTTGCAATTTGTCAGATATTTTCCATGGTTGTAATTCTAATACATGCTCTTTTAGCTTCTAAAAGATGCCTAATTGGCTTTCAATAGATGCCCTTTTGACCTCTAACTAACGCCCTTTTGAAGCCTTACTAAGCACCTATTAAAATGCAAGTTTATAACTATCTGTATTTCTGTAAGTTACAAACGCATAAGAAAGAAGTGTTTTTTGATTAAAAAACATTCCCTACTTTGATGTTTTTGTAAAGTCTTTTTGTTTGCTTACAATCGTTTAAAAGTACTTTTCTAACGCTTAACTGCTTTCTGCCAAAAGATAATATTCAATGTGTTTGATATTAAAGAATATATGTACTTACCATTAACACTACATGTGTTAGGCATCAACACCATATGTGTCTGGCATAAACACGTAAGTAAGAATTGATGTTAGAGCATATTATAGTACCATCTTAAGGAATAATAAGACCTAATTAAAACTATTCAGCCCTGCTAATCTGATTAGCAGGGCTGAATAGTTGAAAATCAAAAAGATTAGAATGGCAAACCAATCGCTAAGTGGAAGGCTTGTGCATCCTTAAATTTTGATATGTTATAGAAACCAGTCTTGCCAGTTTCATAAGGTACGTGTAAACCAAGTCCCCAATCAAGACGAATCATGAAATAGCCAATATCATAGCGCAAACCAACTCCCGTACCGAGTGCCATTTCATTTAATATATTCTTAAACTTGAAATGTCCTTCTGGTCGACCATCATCATAGTGCATTGTCCATACATTACCAGCATCGAGGAAAACGGCACCATAGAGGGAGCCCATAAGGTGAGGACGATACTCAAGGTTGAACTGTATTTTGATATCACCTGTCTGTTCTACGTATGAGCGTCGACGTTGTGTTGAGCGATAGCGTCCTGGACCAATCTGGCGGGCATTAAACGCACGGATGCTATTGGCTCCACCTACATAAAACTGTTCTGTATAAGGTGCAAATCTACTGTTACCATACGCCCACAACGTTCCTAAATTGACGTGGGCTGCAATACCACTCTTCTCTCCAAGACTCCATACTTTTGTAAGATTAGCATCAATCTTCACAAATTGTGCAAATGGATTCTTAAATAGTTTCTTGTCTTTTTCGCTCCAACGTCTACCAAAGGCAGCGTAACCTGCAGACAAGATGTTTGAAGCTTCACTAACTGTTGTCCATATTTTAATCGGACTCTTATAACGAGCTGGGCTCATAAACGTATGTTGGAACATCATCTTTGGAATGAACTGGTCTGCCAATGATACCTCAAGATAAGGAACACTGTCTATCAATTCAAGATAACGGTCAGTCACGTTATGCATATACTCATAAGTCAGTGTCAAAGGAGAGAACGAATAGCTATTACGCTCGTTTGGCTGCCACTGGTATGTTAATTCGCCTGACACAACATGACGTTTGAAATACTTAGAACGGTTCAACACATCAACAGAAGCTTTAAGGGTCGTTGATGGTGTTGTATAATAGATGCGTGGTCCCTTAGGGATATATACAAGTCCCTTTTCTGCAGCTTCTGCAGTCTTCCTTTCTTCACGTTCCCAACGTTTTCGTGGTGGTGTAACGAATGGATTGACAAGGCGAGGAAACTGTAAACTGGCTTCAGCACCATACTCATAATTATTCAGTCCAAGGCGATCACGGCCGTCATCATCACTACTTGCCGACCATTCATAAGAACCATGTATGCGTAAATTAAGTTTCTCACCACCACGGAATGCATTACGTTTTGTCAGACCAATAATAGCCTCTGGACCATATCTGCCACTTGTTTTCCCCTTTCCATAAGCCTCAATATAGAAGTCATAAGGCTTATCAAAGATGCAATTAATGGTCATGTCTAAGATATTACATGAATCAGTGCTATCACGTGGAGTGAAAGTAAAGTTCGTAGCAGAGAATAGTCCGCTACCATTCAGATATTGCTGGCTTTTTTCAAATAGTTCGTTATTATACACAGTACCCGGCCATATCTTTAAATCATTAGCTATGGCGCGTAGACGGAGTGGCATGTGCGAACCGTTGTAATTCACAATGACATCACGGAAACGCTTGTGCTGAGTAAGAGAATCTATGAACTGACGCTGTAGGTTGATGTTAATGGTTCCTATTGTCCATTTTCTCAATGCTTTATCACTTACTGAATCCGCCATCTGCAGACGAATAGAAGCTAAGCCATAAGCCTTCGTTGTGTCAGCAAGATAACTCGCATCGTTATTCTGATAATAATAATAACCATTATTACGGAACAAATCTGTTATTCGCTTGCGTTCTTGTTCAAGTGTTGCTACATCAAAAGCATCTCCCTTGCGGATAATTGCTTTATCAAGATTGGTTCTTATCAAACTATCTGCTGAAGGTGGAAAATTGGTGTATTGTACGCTATCGAGCAACCACAGACGTCCCATATCAACAGCATACTGTAGTCGCATCTTCTTTGGATTACTCTGTGCAAGCTTTTCATAGCTTATCTTTCCTTTGAAATAACCACGCTTACGTAAGAGATTTTCACCAACCGTTACACGCAAATCAGGTGTTGTTGAACTCATTAATACAGGTGAAGAGCCAAATGCACGTACTAACCAACGACTGAGTCCAGTTGTATCTTGTGAGAAAGCATTCCATATCCATAACCCGATAGGGAAAGGAGAACGCACACTGGGGCTACCCAACCAAGCGGCATTAGGCTTAGTTGCTAACACAAGATCCAACTCTTCTTTCACATCATTGAAGTGTTGATTTTCTTTGTAATTACTGTATTTTGTCGGCTCCATACCTGTATATAGATGTTCGCCATCAGGGATTGCTGAAGTCGTACTACAGGCAGCAAGTATGAATAAGAATGCCATAAAAGCAAATAGTTCTATGACTCCTTTTCCACCTGTTGTTCTTATATATTTATTTCTTTTTCTCATTTACAAAGTTTATTAATGTATCTCGTTTAGGCTTCTCAGTCTGTGGTGCTACCATAGGATTATCTTCTTTAGAGCGGAAGATATCCTTGAAATGACGTAACTTACGACGCCACATGAAGCCAGCACCAAACTCACTCAAGTTACCTTCTAACCAATCGTATGCTTCACGCTCATAGTAGAGTTTCAAATACTTTGTTTCTTTTTGGTTTAGACGATATTCAAGCGAGAAGTTATCGAAGTAAGCGCCATTATCTTCAGAGAACTGTGAACCTGTTGAAACTCGTCCACCCATAATGATACGTAGGCGATTATTCCACAGACGTTTTGAGAACTTGAAGGTATAGTCGGTGTGTAAGTTACCATTCACATCGGCAGCACTTTCCATGTTGGCAGTCAAGTCGAGTCCCATAGAGTTAAGGGCTTTACCCGTAATAGAGTTGACTTGTGTCTGTAGGAAGCCCGCTAATGCACCACTCATGGCAGTATTAGCACTTGCTGAGTTATCACCATCGAAGTACATACCTGATGCTAACATTGTAACGGCAAGCTTTGAGCGTTCCTCAACACTCTTCGTATTAAGGATATTCTGCATCTCTTGGTCGTCTGGAGCAGTTATAATAAATTCCACACCAGGTTTAGGGAACTGCTTGGTAAGGCTTACACCACACTCAAAATCTACAATCCTACCTTCACCCGAACCATTCGAAACACTTGTTCTGACTTCTTCCGTTGCGGTAATTTTCAGTGTTGGTTTCATCGGATCACCCGTAAATTCAAGATAACTTCCGTCTTTAATGTTAAAAGTACGAAGTGGAATAACTGGCAGAGAGTATTTCATCTTACCATCACTCAACGTATATCTACCTCGAACCTGCACACCATTGGTTGGGTCATAATTAAGAAGTAGATTGCCACCACCTACAAAATCGACATAATTAGACTGATCTGCATTCAACGCACATAATACATGTGCCTGCTCATCAATATCTACATTAAGCCCCATTGTAAAGCCTGTAATATCTGGACGTTTGACAACATTAACCGTAGAATCATTGAAGTTGATGAACTGAACGAGGTCTTTCAAATCGTCATCAGTAGATAATGTACCATCGCGTACTACGTATGTGACATCTGTACTACCTAAGACATCAAGATTTCCAACTAACTGTAAGTTGTTTAAAAGGCCGTTTATTCGTCCTGTAAAGTCAACGAAAGCCTTTCCATAAACTTCTGAACGAGGATTCTTCTTTGCATTAATGATTTGGAAGTTCTTAGCCCTCAGTTGTGCATCAAGCTGCATCTTATTAAGATTAGAGAAGTCTAAGTAGCCCGATATGTCGAGTGGTAAACCATTACTTGCAAAGAGTTCGAAGTTCTCAAACTGAATATGGCTATTGTGTATTTGAACAGGATCATCCGCAAAGCGCATCCTTATGCCGTAAGGTGCACTCACCAAATAAGTTGAATCAAGATAAATCTCACCATTGAAGTCCAAGTTCTTAAGTGGACCCTTTACCGTTAGGGTTCCTTCTCCTACTCCATCGAGTCCTACAATTTGGTCAGGAACGAAGCCATTGACGTAATTCAGTGGGAAACGGTTCATCTCTAAGGTTGCATCAAGTTCTCCAGCCCCTTCATTATTATAGGTACCCGAAAGTGAACCGACTTCCTTTCCGTTTTGTGTTATTATACCATCAACATAGTGAGTACCATCTCCCTTAGGCATATAAACAAACTGTGTGCCCACATCTCCCATAGGACTATTCTCATAAACAAGCTTCTTAATAGTCATATCGCTTGATATCGTGAGTTCCTTTTCAGTCTGAACAAGGTGATAGTCACCATCCAACATACCCGACAACTTCGGTGCAAATGGTAAGATTTCAAACAAACTGCCTAACTCAAAGTGGTTCATTGAGAGTGTAACATTTTGTAATGAAGTAGGATCATTATCTTCTGTTGATACGAGCATACCAGTTCCGTCAGCTGCTTCCAGACGAAGATTGGCAGATAGACGACGGTCACGTCCAATGTAGATATAGTTGGAAT
The nucleotide sequence above comes from Prevotella melaninogenica ATCC 25845. Encoded proteins:
- a CDS encoding methyltransferase RsmF C-terminal domain-like protein — protein: MIKDKSRQCQAAQSPCSLDPNGQEVRTIEEVEERLPLAFTDYTRSLFGDNLYHTFLKGLGETAPVSIRLNSFKLAETTHKVNPELNPHPIPWCKEGYWLDTRPNFTFDPLLHAGAYYVQEASSMFLSHVLQHLVKQPVMALDLCAAPGGKTTCARTSLPAGSFLFSNEPIGKRAQILAENVQKFGHEGVAVTNNYPRDYKKTKLGFDVIIADVPCSGEGMFRKDPQSIEEWSLQNVENCWQLQRSIIADIWDNLKPGGILIYSTCTFNAHEDEENIAWILNEYDAELLSVPTEEAWNITGSLIDNPLKDGREFPVYRFIPGKTRGEGIFMAIIRKHGENKTFINKTTIDVDKAITEARKRLRILSHGVKDGMQKGKNVIPDHTLALSFSTDKSAYPNVEVDYQTAIAYLRHEAIVLSSDAPRGIVLLTYKGYPIGFAKNLGNRANNLYPQEWRIKSTHIPDEPLVLL
- a CDS encoding thymidylate synthase — its product is MQQYLNLLNRILTEGTQKGDRTGTGTLSIFGHQMRFDLRDGFPLLTTKKLHLKSIIYELLWFLRGDTNVRYLQEHGVRIWNEWADENGELGPVYGHQWRSWPDYKGGTIDQIKNVVEMIKHNPNSRRMLVTAWNPAEVEDMALPPCHCLFQFYVADGRLSLQLYQRSADSFLGVPFNIASYALLLQMIAQVTGLEAGEFIHTTGDTHLYLNHLEQAKLQLTREPRPLPKMKINPDVKDIFDFKYEDFELIGYDPLPHIPGVVAV
- a CDS encoding dihydrofolate reductase codes for the protein MEINIIAAVAANRAIGYQNDMVYFIREDLKRFKQLTTGHTVIMGRKTFHSLPKGALPNRRNIVLSRTETDFPGCDVYSSLVEALKHIGAEEKAFIIGGASLYKEALAIADHLYLTEIAATPPQADVFFPEYNDGTWVVESREERPAADDNPAYAFVNYVRK